A region of the Gammaproteobacteria bacterium genome:
GACAACCTGCCCGCCGGCACATCGGATACGGCCGGCACCGTGGCCGGGCGGCGGTCTGCAGCCGAACACGCCGCAAGACAGATGCAGACAACCAGAGGCAAGCGCCGATGCATATCAACCCCGATGGGTAAAACCCGGCACAGTATAGCGATATGGACCTTTTGCCGCGGCGGTCTTTGGTATCATGGGCCAATGAACAGTCTACGTAACCTGCACCGGGCTTTCGCTGTCAGCCTCCTGCTGGTACTGCTGGGCGGCCTGGTTACCGGCGCGGAAGAAGGCGGCGGCACGGTTACGCTGCTGACTATCGACGGCGCTATCGGCCCGGCTTCGAGCGACTATGTCGTTCGAGGTATCGAGGAAGCCGAGGAAAACGGCGCCCGCCTGGTGGTGCTCGCGATGGATACGCCCGGCGGTCTCGACTCGGCCATGCGCGATATCATCAAGGCCATACTGAATTCTTCGGTGCCGGTGGCAACGTACGTTTCACCCAGCGGCTCACGCGCAGCCAGTGCCGGCACCTACATACTCTATGCCAGTCATGTCGCCGCGATGGCGCCGGCAACAAACCTGGGCGCGGCAACGCCTGTACAGATCGGCGGCAGCCCGCCGGCAGAAAAGCCGGAAACTTCCGACAAAGAAGAGGATGAGACCAACAGCGGCAGTACGCCTGAACCATCCACCGCGATGGAGCGCAAATCAATCAATGACGCAGTCGCCTATATCCGCGGCCTGGCTGAAATGCGCGGGCGCAATGCCGACTGGGCCGAACAGGCAGTGCGTGAGGCGGTCAGCCTGTCAGCCGAAGAAGCGGTTGAACTGAACGTCGTCGACATGGTCGCCGACAATCTCGGTGATCTGCTGCAGCAGCTCGACGGCAGAACTGTCGAGGTCATGGGCAACGAAGTTACCCTGGCAACTGCCGGCCTGGTCACTGAACGGATAGACCCGGACTGGCGCACCCGCCTGCTCGACTCCATTACCAACCCGAACGTTGCCTACCTGCTGATGCTGATCGGTATTTACGGGCTGCTGTTCGAAGGCTACAACCCGGGCGCAATCGTACCCGGCGTGGTCGGTGCCATCTGCCTGCTGCTCGCGCTTTATGCCTTCCAGGTGCTCTCGGTCAACTATGCCGGGCTCGGGCTGATTCTGCTGGGCATTGTGCTGATGATTACGGAGATATTTGTCCCCAGTTTCGGCGCACTGGGGATAGGCGGCATAATTGCGTTTGTCATCGGCTCGATCATACTGATAGACACGGATGTACCCGGTTTTGGCATCGACCGAACCCTGATTGGCACGATGGCTGTGGTCGGCGGCGGCCTGACGATGGCAATCATCTGGTTTGCGGTGCGTGCCCGGCAGATGCCGGTCGTGACCGGGCAACAGGAATTAATTGGCGCCATCGCTGAAGCGGTGAGCGATTTTGACGGCAACGGCACTGTCTTCGTGCACGGCGAAAACTGGACAGCCAATTCCAGCGACCCGATACGTAATGGCGATGCCGTAAAAATTACAGCAGTAAAAGGTTTACAGCTCGACGTCGAGCTTCACACCGGGGGAAACAGCTAATGTCATTCAGTCCGCTTATTATCGTAGCAGCACTGGTGCTGC
Encoded here:
- a CDS encoding nodulation protein NfeD; its protein translation is MNSLRNLHRAFAVSLLLVLLGGLVTGAEEGGGTVTLLTIDGAIGPASSDYVVRGIEEAEENGARLVVLAMDTPGGLDSAMRDIIKAILNSSVPVATYVSPSGSRAASAGTYILYASHVAAMAPATNLGAATPVQIGGSPPAEKPETSDKEEDETNSGSTPEPSTAMERKSINDAVAYIRGLAEMRGRNADWAEQAVREAVSLSAEEAVELNVVDMVADNLGDLLQQLDGRTVEVMGNEVTLATAGLVTERIDPDWRTRLLDSITNPNVAYLLMLIGIYGLLFEGYNPGAIVPGVVGAICLLLALYAFQVLSVNYAGLGLILLGIVLMITEIFVPSFGALGIGGIIAFVIGSIILIDTDVPGFGIDRTLIGTMAVVGGGLTMAIIWFAVRARQMPVVTGQQELIGAIAEAVSDFDGNGTVFVHGENWTANSSDPIRNGDAVKITAVKGLQLDVELHTGGNS